The Carassius gibelio isolate Cgi1373 ecotype wild population from Czech Republic chromosome B22, carGib1.2-hapl.c, whole genome shotgun sequence genome window below encodes:
- the LOC127988041 gene encoding uncharacterized protein LOC127988041 isoform X19: protein MRTVQLLLLCLLVCQTTESLTDKLVNLGANVTLDCQIDVKDIYWVFQKLTDSPLLILRTYTTQSKTDKRLRNKYSSLTFSRLFIMNVTMNELGIYYCVKPDKTLQISNGTRLYINVSQDDSSNTTLPITESLRSHNPTQDQIPIIILSLLTVALFAAVIGLLMMNHKLSKEIPKYANFHQISTMKFGESNRGKTDTVYLEVLPNI, encoded by the exons ATGAGGACGGTGCAGCTTTTACTCTTGT gTCTGCTGGTGTGTCAGACTACAGAGAGTTTAACTGATAAACTGGTGAATTTAGGGGCAAACGTGACTTTAGACTGTCAGATTGATGTAAAAGACATTTATTGGGTTTTCCAGAAACTGACAGACTCTCCTCTGTTGATACTGCGAACTTACACAACACAATCTAAAACAGACAAAAGGCTAAGAAACAAATATTCATCACTTACTTTTAGCCGATTATTTATAATGAACGTAACTATGAATGAATTAGGAATATATTATTGTGTAAAACCAGACAAAACTCTACAGATCAGCAATGGCACCAGACTTTACATCAATG TGTCTCAAGATGACAGCAGTAATACCACACTGCCCATCACTG aaTCTCTTCGAAGTCACAATCCAACACAAGATCAGATTCCCATCATTATTTTAAGTCTGTTGACTGTTGCGCTGTTTGCTGCAGTGATAG GTTTATTAATGATGAACCATAAACTGTCTAAGGAAATTCCTAAATATGCCAATTTTCATCAG ATTTCTACAATGAAGTTTGGTGAGAGTAACAGAGGAAAAACAGATACTGTATATCTAGAGGTGCTGCCAAATATCTAG
- the LOC127988041 gene encoding uncharacterized protein LOC127988041 isoform X18 → MRTVQLLLLCLLVCQTTESLTDKLVNLGANVTLDCQIDVKDIYWVFQKLTDSPLLILRTYTTQSKTDKRLRNKYSSLTFSRLFIMNVTMNELGIYYCVKPDKTLQISNGTRLYINEVSQDDSSNTTLPITESLRSHNPTQDQIPIIILSLLTVALFAAVIGLLMMNHKLSKEIPKYANFHQISTMKFGESNRGKTDTVYLEVLPNI, encoded by the exons ATGAGGACGGTGCAGCTTTTACTCTTGT gTCTGCTGGTGTGTCAGACTACAGAGAGTTTAACTGATAAACTGGTGAATTTAGGGGCAAACGTGACTTTAGACTGTCAGATTGATGTAAAAGACATTTATTGGGTTTTCCAGAAACTGACAGACTCTCCTCTGTTGATACTGCGAACTTACACAACACAATCTAAAACAGACAAAAGGCTAAGAAACAAATATTCATCACTTACTTTTAGCCGATTATTTATAATGAACGTAACTATGAATGAATTAGGAATATATTATTGTGTAAAACCAGACAAAACTCTACAGATCAGCAATGGCACCAGACTTTACATCAATG AAGTGTCTCAAGATGACAGCAGTAATACCACACTGCCCATCACTG aaTCTCTTCGAAGTCACAATCCAACACAAGATCAGATTCCCATCATTATTTTAAGTCTGTTGACTGTTGCGCTGTTTGCTGCAGTGATAG GTTTATTAATGATGAACCATAAACTGTCTAAGGAAATTCCTAAATATGCCAATTTTCATCAG ATTTCTACAATGAAGTTTGGTGAGAGTAACAGAGGAAAAACAGATACTGTATATCTAGAGGTGCTGCCAAATATCTAG